From Corvus cornix cornix isolate S_Up_H32 chromosome 15, ASM73873v5, whole genome shotgun sequence, one genomic window encodes:
- the PEBP1 gene encoding phosphatidylethanolamine-binding protein 1 has product MPVDLAKWDGPLSLAEVEQKPAHPLRVKYGSVEIDELGKVLTPTQVQHRPISIEWDGCDPQKLYTLVLTDPDAPSRKDPKFREWHHFLVINMKGNNVGSGTVMSDYVGSGPPKGTGLHRYVWLVYEQPQQLSCNEPVLSNRSGDKRGKFKVAAFRSKYGLGAPVAGTCYQAEWDDYVPKLYEQLSGK; this is encoded by the exons ATGCCGGTGGACCTGGCGAAGTGGGACGGGCCGCTGAGCCTCGCCGAGGTGGAGCAGAAGCCGGCGCACCCACTGCGGGTCAAGTATGGCTCCGTGGAGATCGACGAGCTGGGCAAGGTGCTCACGCCCACTCAG GTCCAGCATCGCCCCATCAGCATCGAGTGGGACGGCTGCGATCCCCAGAAGCTTTACACCCTGGTTCTCACAGACCCTGATGCGCCCAGTCGGAAGGACCCAAAGTTCAG GGAGTGGCATCACTTCCTGGTGATCAACATGAAAGGCAACAATGTGGGCAGTGGGACCGTGATGTCGGATTATGTTGGCTCCGGGCCTCCCAAGGGAACAG GTCTGCACCGCTATGTGTGGCTGGTCTAcgagcagccccagcagctgtcCTGCAACGAGCCCGTCCTGTCCAACCGCTCTGGGGACAAGCGTGGCAAGTTCAAGGTGGCCGCCTTCCGCAGCAAGTACGGGCTGGGGGCGCCAGTGGCGGGCACCTGCTACCAGGCCGAGTGGGATGACTACGTGCCCAAGCTCTACGAGCAGCTCTCGGGGAAGTAG